The following is a genomic window from Lagenorhynchus albirostris chromosome 2, mLagAlb1.1, whole genome shotgun sequence.
GAATACTATTAGTCTGATGTTTAATTTCAAAATCGTCAGAAGCAAGGTTGTCAGTTGttactgtttctgtttttaggCAATATCATTGCCTAAAAATGCAGAATATCACAAGTCACAAGGTATTATCTTGGGTTACAGAAATGTAGTGTTTATAAACtctgaatttttataataaacttttttccattaaaaaagtctttcttggggcttccctggtggcgcagtggttgagaatctgcctgccaatgcaggggacatgggttcgagccctggtctgggaggatcctacatgccacggagcaactaggcccatgagccacaactactgagcctgtgcgtctggagcctgtgctccgcaacaagagaggccgcgatagtgagaggcccgcgcaccatgatgaagagtggcccccacttgccacaactagagaaagccctcgcacagaaacgaagacccaacacagcaaaactaaataaattaattaataaactcctacccccaacatcttcaaaagaaaaaagaaaaccagagcttttaaaaaaaaagtttttcttgatGCAGAGCTGTCCTACACGTGTAACTATTTATCATATATAccctttttttaaagaactttatttatttggctgcatcaggtcttagttgtggtgtgcaggctcttcgttgtggcatgtgggctccagagcaagcaggctcagtagttgcagtgcacgcgcaggctcagtatttgtggcgcatggacttagttgcgccgtggcatgtgggatcttagttccccaaccagggatcgaaccgacGTCCCccacattggaaggcagattcttattaccactggaccacctgggaagtccctattgTATATACCCTTTGAtcaagcaattccacttttagaaGTTGATCTGAAGGAAATAATTGGACAAATAGACAAAGATTTATATAACTGGATGTTCATCATTATATTCCTTACAAGAAGAAATAGCcgaaaactgggacttccctggctggcCAGTcattaagactccaggcttcctccattgcaggggtcacaggttcgatccctggtcagagaactaggatcctgcatgcctcacagCGCTGTTTAAAAAGCAACCAGTATGAGGTTGGTTTTATGAATTTTGAACTgttaaaaaaacattgaattgaTAAGTCTGACTCAATTTATTTGTGTAAAAAGGTGTCTTCCTCGTATTGTTTAAGTGGGCTATGAAACCACAAGCATTTTTGGCCCCATTTTTATGAAAGAATGTACATGTATTTGAGTATATGATGAAGCAtatgaaatgtaaaattgtttatttatgtatGGTAGTGTTTATACCTTCCCTCTTATGAGCAtacttttatctttgttttcaagTTGAAGAAAATTATATGCTTAAAATGATGTTTTGATACAATATCTTTTTCATTGACTAACATAATATACTCTTAAAAATGATACCTCTTACTACTGGTTGTCATTTTAAGAGGTTCTTAGAAAGGTAAGAGAATAATATTACCAGTACCAACTGTAGCTTTCAACATCTTATTAATATTACCTCATTCACTCAGTTTATTCAGTGTCAGGATTTGGacgaaaaaaaatctttgaaaccaAAATCAAATTATCTgcggttttatttttattttttccttctttaatcaTAGACCATTTACTGTGGGATACTATTTTAGGATGCTTTTAATTAACCTGAGATATTCATTTCCATCAAAGGTGAAAAACCAGATTTCAGTACAGTCTTTTAAGCAGGTTAAGGGAGCTGGAtgtttctacttttctttcagacagaattttaaaaataaacttttattgaagtataacataaatataaatgtaacaactcagtgaattttcacaaactcaACCACCCCTTATAGCCAGCATTCAGTTTAAGAAATGGAACATTACCAGCACCCACCAAGATCTTGTGCTCCTTTCTCATCATTGCCCCACACCAGGGGTAACCATTTTCCTGACTTTAAATATCATAATTAGTCATGCCTCTTTGTGAACTTAATATAAATGGAGTTATATAGTACACACTATTATTCTGTATCCTTTCACTTAGTCTTGTTTGTGAGCGTTATCTGTGCTATGGAACATAGTCATAGTTTGTTCAGATAGATTTTTAAAGGTACGTTTTAAAATGGAAGTGTCACAATTTTcaggtataaatatattttaaaatacttaataaagcctttaatttttaagttttgaaaagtaactgtaaaaatacaaaatgggAATATTGTTTCTTTAACAAGATGGgaagaaaatgtgtttctttaatCGCAAGCTTAATATATGTCAGTTGAATATGAGACTGTCAGAAAAGCCAGTTTCCTCTTGGGCAAAATTGTAAGGGTCCAGTCCAAAAGAAGAGATAGTCCCCTTAATTTTGAGTCAATCAAATATTGGTTGTATTGTGTTTCCTCCCTCATAGGTTAGTATTTTCATTAATCTTCtgtttattcttctatttttaatataaccagatatgtatatatattcatatacctGTCTTCTTACACAGAAGATAGCATATTATAACCACTGTCCAaattcttgctttttttcatttaataatacatattaaaGAGCATTCGATAGCAATATAttgatatcttctttttttttccagttttatggcAGTCCATTGTACAGATATACTTTGATTTATTCAGCCAATCCCCTGTAGATAATCATTTAGACTGTTTTAGGGTTTTGCTATTAAAATGGTGGTACATTTTTAGCTTTTTGCAAACATTAGATTTTTTGCCAGTGTGTCTTGGGGTAGATCCCCTAAAAGTGGTCAAAGGAATAAATGCATGTAGTATTTTTTTAGTTATTGCCAATTTCTATTTTGTAGGGATTATACCATTTTACACACAAAACTTTTCCGTATATGCATGAAtttggttttgggttttctatcctgGCCCATTGGATCTTTTGTCTTCTCATGTGCTATACTGTTTTAGTGATAGaggcattaaaaattaatttaatatttgatagttatCCCCTTCTTTTTAGATTTTGCTAGGTATTCttgcttatatatttttcccAATGAATGTTATAACTTTTCTTATTCCTGAGAGAATCTTGTTGGTATTTTTATTAGGAtgacattaaatttataaatttgctTCGGGGAAATTGTCAGCTCCATCTCTTCCTATCCACAAACATAGTATGTCTTTATATTTGTTCAAgtctttcatttgtattttatagtTAAGAAAGACTctttatgtcagttatacctcaattaaaaaaaaaacaaactgctgaaacgtgaagaagaaaaaaatctttgttatCTAAAAGTAAAACAGACTGTTGTGGGAaatgataaattcatttgtaaagTATATAATGAGGATTCATACATTAGATAGCAATTTATATTATGACTTAAAAGTTACTTTCAACTCTaagattttatataaaaacacattctaaagaaaacatgaacatattttattgtcttttctaTTCTTCTCACATGAAGAGAGAACTTGACTGCTCATTCAAGATTATAATTAAGAATGTGTTAAAGGAGTAAAAGTTGGTCAGGAATTGTCCTGCATTGGTTTGAAATCATTGAAATTAAATAAGGAGGTAGGCAAAGAACCATTATTTTAAACGAGGACCATGGGATATTGTAACTAACAATATGTTTTCAAAAACAGTACATTCATATGCTAATGTATATTTAGTCCATGTAAGGAGAAAGtagattatttgcctttttaaaacaatgtCAAAAAATACCATAGGGATATTTCTAAATACTCAATAATATGTATGTTCATATGGTTGAAAGTCAACAAAGATTACATCTATATAGTCTGATATAGCAGTAGAGGAACTAACATACCGTGACAGTATAACATtagttagtttttttaaaaaagcactatTGCCTATCTTGTATCTGATTTGTCATCATTTAGTTTGTTTGATTGTAATGCTAAACTGAAATGGTATATAAGCTTTACTCTCTCTGAAACCCTTTTCTTGTTCAAATTTTAGGATCCTTCAAAGTTGTACAAGAAATCAGGTGATGTTGCAGCCATTGAATGCCAGTCTGAGGAGAGCATCCATCTTCATTCACAGGGAGAAAACAATCCTTTGTCTAAGAAGCTTTCTCCAGTACACTCAGAAATGACAGATTACATTAATGCAGCATCATCTACTCTTGTTGGTAGCCAGGATCCTGATTTAAAGGACAGGGCATTACTTAATGGAGGAACGAGTGTAACGGAAAAGTTGGCACAGCTCATTGCAACTTGTCCTCCCTCCAAGTCTTCCAAGACAAAACCTAAGAAGTTAGGAACTGGCACTACTGCGGGATTGGTTAACAAGGATTTGATCAGGAAAGCAGGCGTTGGCTCTGTAGCTGGAATAATACATAAGGACTTAATAAAAAAACCAACTATCAGCACAGCGGTTGGATTGGTAACTAAAGATCCTGGGAAAAAGCCAGTGTTTAATGCAACAGTAGGATTGGTCAATAAGGACTCTGTGAAAAAACTAGGAACTGGCACTACAGCGGTATTCATTAATAAAGACTTAGGCAAAAAGCCAGGGAATATCACTACAGTAGGACTGCTAAGCAAAGATTCAGGAAAGAAGCTAGGAATTGGTATTGTTCCAGGTTTAGTGAATAAGGAACCTGGAAAGAAGCTAGGACTTGGCACTGTGGTTGGACTAGTTAATAAAGACTTGGGAAAGAAATTGGGTTCTACTGTTGGCCTAGTGGCCAAGGACTGTGCGAAGAAGATTGTAGCAAATTCAACAATGGGATTAGTTAATAAGGACATTGGAAAGAAACTAGTGAGTTGTCCTATGGCAGGACTGGTCAGTAAAGATGCCATAAACCTTAAAGCGGAAGCACTGCTCCCCACTCAGGAACCACTTAAGGCTTCTTGTAATACAAACATCAATAGTCATGAAAGTCAGGAACTTTCTGAATCCCTGAAAGACAGTGCCACCAGCAAAACTTTTGAGAAGAATGTTATACGGCAGAGTAAAGAAAGCATATTGGAAAAGTTCTCAGTTCGAAAGGAAATCATTAATTtggagaaagaaatgtttaatgaagGAACATGCATTCAGCAAGACAGTTTCTCATCCAGTGAAAGGGGGTCTTATGAAACCTCAAAGCATGAAAAGCAACCTCCCGTATATTGCACTTCTCCGGACTTTCAAATGGGAGTTGCTTCTGATGCATCTACAGCAAAATCCCCTTTTAGTGCAGTAGGAGAAAGCAATCTCCCTTCCCCATCACCtactgtatctgttaatcctttAACCAGAAGTCCCCCTGAAACGTCTTCACAGATGGCTCCTAATCCGTTACTTTTAAGTCCTACCACAGAACTAATGGAAGAAATTTCTGAATCTGTCGGAAAGAACCAATTTACTTCTGAAAGTACCCACTTGAACATTGGTCATAGGTCTGTGGGTCATAGCATGAATATTGAATGCAAAGGGATTGATAAAGAGGTAAATGATTCCAAAACTGCACATATAGATATTCCAAGAATAAGCTCTTCTCTGGGAAAAAAGCCAAGTTTGACTTCTGATTCCAGTATTCATACAATTACGCCTTCAGTTGTTAACTTCACTAGTTTATTTAGTAACAAGCCCTTTCTAAAACTTGGTGCAGTAACTGCATCCGACAAACACTGCCAAGTTACTGAAAGCCTAAGCACTACTTTGCAGtctaaaccattaaaaaaaaggaaaggaagaaaacctcGGTGGACTAAAGTGGTGGCAAGAAGCACATGCCGGTCTCCAAAAGGGCTAGAATTAGAAAGatcagagctttttaaaaatgtttcttgtaGTTCACTATCAAATAGTAATTCCGAGCCAGCCAAGTTTATGAAAAACATTGGACCATCTTCATTTGTAGATCATGACTTCCTTAAACGCCGATTACCAAAGTTGAGCAAATCTACAACTCCATCTCTTGCTCTCTTAACTGATAGTGAAAAACCATCTCATAAGTCTTTTGCTACTCACAAACTATCCTCCAGTATGTGTGTGTCTAGTGATCTTTTGTCTGATATTTATAAACCCAAAAGAGGAAGACCTAAATCTAAGGAGATGCCTCAACTGGAAGGTCCACctaaaaggactttaaaaattcctGCCTCTAAAGTTTTTTCTTTGCAGTCTAAGGAAGAACAAGAACCCCCAATTTTAcaaccagaaattgaaattccTTCCTTCAAACAAAGTCTGTCTGTGTCTCCTTTTCCAAAAAAGAGAGGCAGACCTAAGAGGCAAATGAGGTCACCAGTCAAGATGAAGCCACCTGTACTATCGGTGGCTCCATTTGTTGCCACTGAAAGTCCAAGCAAGCTTGAGTCTGAAAGTGACAACCATAGAAGTAGCAATGATTTCTTTGAGAGTGAGGATCAACTTCAGGATCCAGATGATCTAGATGACAGTCACAGGCCAACTGTCTGTAGTATGAGTGACCTTGAGATGGAACCAGATAAAAAAATTACGAAGAGAAACAATGGACAGTTAATGAAAACAATTatccgcaaaataaataaaatgaagactttaaagagaaagaaactgtTGAATCAGATTCTTTCAAGCTCTGTAGAATCAAGTAATAAAGGGAAAGTGCAATCCAAACTCCATAATACAGTGTCAAGTCTTGCCGCCACATTTGGCTCTAAATTGGGCCAACAGATAAATGTCAGCAAGAAAGGAACCATTTACATAGGAAAGAGGAGGGGTCGAAAACCAAAAACTGTCTTAAATGGCATTCTTTCTGGTAGCCCTACCAGCCTTGCTGTTCTTGAACAAACAGCTCAGCAGGCAGCTGGGTCAGCATTAGGACAGATTCTTCCACCTTTACTGCCTTCATCTGCTAGTAGTTCTGAGATTCTTCCATCACCTATTTGCTCTCAGTCTTCTGGGACTAGTGGAGGTCAGAGCCCTGTAAGTAGTGATGCAGGCTTTGTTGAACCCAGTTCAGTGCCATATTTGCATTTACACTCCAGACAGGGCAGTATGATTCAGACTCTTGCAATGAAGAAGGCCTCAAAGGGGAGGAGGCGGTTATCTCCTCCTACTTTGTTGCCAAATTCTCCTTCTCACTTGAGTGAACTGACATCTCTGAAAGAAGCTACTCCTTCTCCTATTAGTGAGTCTCATAGTGATGAGACCATTCCCAGTGATAGTGGAATAGGAACAGATAATAACAGCACATCAGACAGGGCAGAGAAATTTTGTGGGCAAAAAAAGAGGAGGCATTCTTTTGAGCATGTTTCTCTGATTCCCCCTGAAACCTCTACAGTCCTAAGCAgtcttaaagaaaaacataaacataaatgtAAGCGCAGGAATCATGATTACCTCAGCTacgacaagatgaaaaggcaaaaacGAAAACGGAAAAAGAAATATCCCCAACTCCGAAATAGACAGGATCCAGACTTTATTGCAGATCTGGAGGAATTAATAAGTCGCCTAAGTGAAATTCGAATCACTCATCGAAGTCATCATTTTATCCCCCGAGACCTTTTGCCAACTATTTTTCGAATCAACTTTAATAGTTTCTATACGCATCCTTCTTTCCCCTTAGACCCTTTGCACTACATTCGAAAACCTgacttaaaaaagaagagagggagaccCCCTAAGATGAGGGAGGCAATGGCTGAAATGCCTTTTATGCACAGCCTTAGTTTTCCTCTTTCTAGTACTGGATTCTATCCTTCTTATGGCATGCCTTACTCTCCCTCACCCCTTACAGCTGCTCCCATAGGATTAGGTTACTATGGAAGATATCCCCCAACTCTTTATCCACCTCCTCCATCTCCATCTTTCACCACTCCACTTCCACCTCCTTCCTATATGCATGCTGGTCATTTACTTCTCAATCCCACCAAATACCATAAGAAAAAGCATAAGCTACTTCGACAGGAAGCCTTTCTTACAACCAGCAGGACTCCTCTTCTTTCTATGAGTACCTACCCTAGCGTCCCTCCCGAGATGGCCTATGGTTGGATGGTCGAGCACAAACACAGGCACCGTCACAAACACAGAGAACACCGTTCTTCCGAGCAGCCACAGGTTTCCATGGACACTGGCTCTTCCAGATCTGTCCTAGAATCTTTGAAGCGCTATCGATTTGGAAAGGATACTGTTGGAGAGCGCTATAAACATAAGGAAAAGCACCGGTGTCATATGTCCTGCCCTCATCTCTCTCCTTCAAAAAGCTTAATAAACAGAGAAGAGCAGTGGGTCCACCGAGAGCCTTCAGAATCTAGTCCATTGGCCTTGGGATTGCAGACACCTTTACAGATTGACTGTTCAGAAAGTTCTCCAAGTTTATCCCTTGGGGGATTCACTCCCAACTCTGATCTGGCCAGCAGTGATGAACATACAAACCTTTTCACAAGTGCAATAGGGAGCTGCAGAGTTTCAAACCCTAACTCCAGTGGCCGAAAGAAACTAACTGACAGCCCTGGACTGTTTTCTGCACAGGACACTTCATTAAATCGGCCTCACAGAAAGGAGCCGCTGCCTTCCAGCGAAAGGGCAGTACAGACCTTGACAGGTAAGAGGGTTATTTTGTTGCCTGTTGTTTGTGTTAGAGAAATGGTGTATTTTGCCTACCGGTTGCCTGATACGTGTACATGAACTTTTAATAGctcaagtgtttttgtttttataaatatattttgaaatgttatcttccaagtttttattttcagtagATGTGAGAAGTAAGATAAGGCAtgtctttgcattaattttgaattttgagaaGAGATATcattatcaaaacaaacaaaaaataatactcAACTTTTTGGAAATcaggaaaaatgattttcttaTGCAAAAAGGCTATTACACAGTTTCTTTAGTGAGAAATGGCTCATAgatatctgggtttttttttaaattttattgaagtatagttgatttagtgtTGTGGATATCTGTTAATACCTATGCaggatttttaatatatactgaTCCAGTTTATAAGTGTTTCTGTGTTACAAGAAGAATATGTTGTTAACTCTGTGTGTCTCATAATAAAAATCTAAACAGTCAAAACTATCAacttgtgggaattccctggcggtccaatggttaggactctacgcCTTCACTGctgcaggcctgggttcaatccctggttgggaaactaagatcccacaagccatgtggtgcagccaaaaacaaacaaaattatcaaCTTTGTAAAATTTAACTCAATATTTAGTGGGACTTCATTTTTCAGAGTACCTTTAGGTATCTTCATAAAAGCTGCTTAGGTTTAATAAAATGACATAAAGCAAATTTAGGTAATGCGTTTGTAATGTCTAGAAAGTGTCTTTTAAGAATTGAAAAGaagatatggggcttccctggtggcatagtggttgagagtccgcctgccgatgcaggggacacgggttcgtgccccggtccgggaagatcccacatgccgtggagcagctaggcccgtgagccatggccgctgagcctgcacgtccagagcctgtgctccgcaacgggagaggccataacagtgagaggcccacgtaccgcaaaaaaaaaaaaaaaaaaaaaagaattgaaaagaagatagaaaacaagaaaaaggaagcatTGCCTATTCATGTATAAGATAACACTAAGTCAGAAGTTCTTTATCAGAGATCTCAACCCTACGGGTTTGTAAATTAACTCTAGAAAGTCCATAAAACCTCTGATGTTGTAAgtaaaattatgtgtgtgtatgcttgtgtgtatttttaggagaaaatgcatacattttttcagattctccaAGTAAACTCTGTAAGCCTCAATATCCCTTCCTATAAAATGGGATTAGTAGGGTTATTATAAACAGTAAATGAGATTATAGtgtttattaaaatgatttgCACATAGTAAGCATACAAATGTTAATTGATATTATTCCCCCCAAATATTAAAAACTTGTGCATTAGAGGAAATGATAAACCCCTCAAAGAGAAGAgggtttttttcctgattttaattatttgtgaacttttgaaaaataaaagctatcTTGGTGGAGCTGAGCATTCTTTAGTTTTTAACAAtgtaataaagaaggaaaaaatcgTAAGCTCTAATTaggttcattcaacaaattttttgACAAACATTTAATCAACAGCAGTTATTGAATATCTGCTGTCAGCCAGACATTGTACTTTGTGGGCCCTTGTGATATAATAGGGAACAAAGCACACAGGTTCATTGTTCTCATGGATCTTAATATTGGAGGAGatgagtaataaaaaaaattgcacaTTAAATGTCATAAAAATTGTGACAaatggtatataaatatatatatatatatatttaaagtccaGGGTTCTATGGGAGTATGAAATGGGGGCCTAActcaggaaggcttccctgagaaaGTGACCCTAGACAGTTAACTTGAATGAAGGATGAGCAGTAGTTAGCTAGGTGAACAGAATTCCACttactcatttactcattcattcactcattcatttatttattgaattccaAAACATCTAGCATTCTTCTAGTCACTGGTATATAGTAGAGAGTAAAGACATATCTGGCCTCATTAACTTTCAGCTTGGTGAAGGAAGACAAACTATAGAGTGGTAAGCACATAAATAATGGCATAATTGATAAAAATGCtatcaaattaattaatataagtGTTAGGATACATAACTAAGGGGAGAGGGGTGCCTATTTAGATAGAGTTATTAGTTATGGTCCAAGGGTAAAAAGTTGCAATTTAAGGATGTGAAACCACCAAGCTTCCAAGCTGAGGTTTGGGTGAAGAGCACTTTTGAGGATCCTGAACTGGAAAGGAGCTTAGATGTTAGAAAACCAGGGGAGCGCTCAGAAGGTTCATTGTGGTAGGAGAGGGAATACAAGAGAGAGAATGGTGAGAGAATTGTggtgaaagaaagaagacagaccACATGTTAAAAGATTTTGGATTTTATACTAAGCAAAAAGACAGAAGTattgattttaaatttacattttaaaagattgttcTAGCTCACGTGTGAACATTGAATTGTAGAGGACAAAAATAGCTACAGGGAAACCAATTAGTAGACAATTGCAGTAGTCTAGATAAAATGATGATACTTAAGGGTGTTGGCGGACTCCTTCATGAATATTTGAGAGGTTCATGGTGCAGTGTACTGATACAGAGAAGACTAGAGGAggagagatttggggagagtacaagtttgctttttcatatatataaaccTTGAGATGCCTTTAGAAACTTCAGGTGGTGATGTTGAGCAGACATTTGGGTATCTAGTTCTGGAGCTCAAGAGAGATGTTTGGGCTAGAGATACGGGCATTTCACTATGAGGTTTTGAAAAACTTTGGTGATATTattcactaaaaataaaaggatgtctGGAAAAGAGAGTTGGGAACAGGCTCTCAAAACCTCTGAAACTTTGTAACCAGAGCACCAAGAAAAATAGTCATTCTAGAAAATACCAGCAGCAGgtaaaaatacatgttaaattGTTTAATAAGTAAAGAAATACTACAATAAACATAGGACTCTTTAGGAGAAGATGAAGGTAGCCTGATAGAAACAGATATAAAGAAGGGTTGAAGCTGCTCAGTTGTAGACACAAAGCATATCATAAATATGAAGTGATGCCAGATATAGCTGGTTCTGGTTTAttgtccttatttgtctctttctcatGAAGGTTGGGGGAACCACACAATAAGCACTTGTAGGAAAATCTGTGACCATTTGTAGCCAAGAGGGTGAATGGGCATTCTGAACAGAACTACATTGTTCAATGGTTTACTGCATTTAGTTTGTGTTAGAGTATTCTTTGTTTAGCTGCTAACTTGGTGCTTCAAAACATTAATGTACTCTGAAAAATCACGTATGAACTCCATGTCATTCTGGTATTCTATTTATCAATTGTATGTGAGCTGTTTCACTCTACAGAAACATTCTAACAAAATAGACTATACATCTATGAATCCtctgtttatctatctacctgtcGTCGTGAGAGAGATGATATTTCCCTACAGAGAAtataaagtgagaaaagaaaagagcctTGGACAGCTTTGAGGAATTTCAGTATTTAAAGTAGTGATTAAAAACCATCAGCCTTTGGTTTATATATGACCCTTTGTGATGATTTctacagtttgtttttttaattgctaaaatttaaaaatctggagaTTTCACACAAGCATGCAGAATTCtgcttttctttgaaaagaaatcagAACATCTGACAACAGTTAATCCGTATTTCCTGGATGACATCAAGGTTGGGTCTCAATAGTggccgcccctcccccctccccaagtcTTTAGTTGGGACATACGTTCTTCAGTTTTCCTCAGTCCTCACAGTGTCCTGTTGTGTGTTATATCTGGCCCAGTTCAAATATTTAAGAGATTTATCTGGCTCCAAGGAATATTGAGTCTGAGGCCCCTAATTTAAGAGTTGTGAGAAGGAGCTTATAAGAAGTGGGGGAATTGAGGTGAAGGTAAAGTGAAATGACAGCTTAGGTTGTTGAATGTATCATCTACATGGACATTAACGTCACCCAAGAGGCCATTTATAGGAGTAGATAGGAGTCAGGGTGGAAGGGATGAATCTGAATCTGGTTTCAGGGACCTTGGAGAATGAGATAGCAGGGAAAGCTAGCGTATGCAGAAATACCTGCTTTATGaataagaacctttttttttcccttcctttaaaaatatagcaTACAAAAACATTAAGACCTCTCCGAAGTCACTGTTC
Proteins encoded in this region:
- the ASH1L gene encoding histone-lysine N-methyltransferase ASH1L isoform X4, whose amino-acid sequence is MDPRNTAMLGLGSDSEGFSRKSPSAISTGTLVSKREVELENNTKEEEDLRKWNRERTIEAGKDDGLTDAQQQFSVKETNFSEGNLKLKIGLQAKRTKKPPKNLENYVCRPAIKTTIKHPRKALKSGKMTDEKNEHCPSKRDPSKLYKKSGDVAAIECQSEESIHLHSQGENNPLSKKLSPVHSEMTDYINAASSTLVGSQDPDLKDRALLNGGTSVTEKLAQLIATCPPSKSSKTKPKKLGTGTTAGLVNKDLIRKAGVGSVAGIIHKDLIKKPTISTAVGLVTKDPGKKPVFNATVGLVNKDSVKKLGTGTTAVFINKDLGKKPGNITTVGLLSKDSGKKLGIGIVPGLVNKEPGKKLGLGTVVGLVNKDLGKKLGSTVGLVAKDCAKKIVANSTMGLVNKDIGKKLVSCPMAGLVSKDAINLKAEALLPTQEPLKASCNTNINSHESQELSESLKDSATSKTFEKNVIRQSKESILEKFSVRKEIINLEKEMFNEGTCIQQDSFSSSERGSYETSKHEKQPPVYCTSPDFQMGVASDASTAKSPFSAVGESNLPSPSPTVSVNPLTRSPPETSSQMAPNPLLLSPTTELMEEISESVGKNQFTSESTHLNIGHRSVGHSMNIECKGIDKEVNDSKTAHIDIPRISSSLGKKPSLTSDSSIHTITPSVVNFTSLFSNKPFLKLGAVTASDKHCQVTESLSTTLQSKPLKKRKGRKPRWTKVVARSTCRSPKGLELERSELFKNVSCSSLSNSNSEPAKFMKNIGPSSFVDHDFLKRRLPKLSKSTTPSLALLTDSEKPSHKSFATHKLSSSMCVSSDLLSDIYKPKRGRPKSKEMPQLEGPPKRTLKIPASKVFSLQSKEEQEPPILQPEIEIPSFKQSLSVSPFPKKRGRPKRQMRSPVKMKPPVLSVAPFVATESPSKLESESDNHRSSNDFFESEDQLQDPDDLDDSHRPTVCSMSDLEMEPDKKITKRNNGQLMKTIIRKINKMKTLKRKKLLNQILSSSVESSNKGKVQSKLHNTVSSLAATFGSKLGQQINVSKKGTIYIGKRRGRKPKTVLNGILSGSPTSLAVLEQTAQQAAGSALGQILPPLLPSSASSSEILPSPICSQSSGTSGGQSPVSSDAGFVEPSSVPYLHLHSRQGSMIQTLAMKKASKGRRRLSPPTLLPNSPSHLSELTSLKEATPSPISESHSDETIPSDSGIGTDNNSTSDRAEKFCGQKKRRHSFEHVSLIPPETSTVLSSLKEKHKHKCKRRNHDYLSYDKMKRQKRKRKKKYPQLRNRQDPDFIADLEELISRLSEIRITHRSHHFIPRDLLPTIFRINFNSFYTHPSFPLDPLHYIRKPDLKKKRGRPPKMREAMAEMPFMHSLSFPLSSTGFYPSYGMPYSPSPLTAAPIGLGYYGRYPPTLYPPPPSPSFTTPLPPPSYMHAGHLLLNPTKYHKKKHKLLRQEAFLTTSRTPLLSMSTYPSVPPEMAYGWMVEHKHRHRHKHREHRSSEQPQVSMDTGSSRSVLESLKRYRFGKDTVGERYKHKEKHRCHMSCPHLSPSKSLINREEQWVHREPSESSPLALGLQTPLQIDCSESSPSLSLGGFTPNSDLASSDEHTNLFTSAIGSCRVSNPNSSGRKKLTDSPGLFSAQDTSLNRPHRKEPLPSSERAVQTLTGSQPTSDKSSQRPSESTNCSPTRKRSSSESTSSTVNGVPSRSPRLVSSGDDSVDSLLQRLVQHEDQEPLEKNIDAVIASASVPPSSSPVHSHSKERTLGKPDSLLVPAVPSDSCSSSISLLSEKLPSSHSPHHIKRSVVEAMQRQARKMCNYDKILATKKNLDHVNKILKAKKLQRQARTGNNFVKRRPGRPRKCPLQAVVSMQAFQAAQFVSPELNEGEEGTALHLGPDTVTDVIEAVVQSVNLNSEHKKGLKRKSWLLEEQTKKKQKPFPEEEEQENTKSFTEAAVEIPSPPETPAKPPEPESTLQPVLSLIPREKKAPRPPKKKYQKAGLYSDVYKTTDPKSRLIQLKKEKLEYTPGEHEYGLFPAPIHVGKYLRQKRIDFQLPYDILWQWKHNQLYKKPDVPLYKKIRSNVYVDVKPLSGYEATTCNCKKPDDDTKKGCVDDCLNRMIFAECSPNTCPCGEQCCNQRIQRHEWVQCLERFRAEEKGWGIRTKEPLKAGQFIIEYLGEVVSEQEFRNRMIEQYHNHSDHYCLNLDSGMVIDSYRMGNEARFINHSCDPNCEMQKWSVNGVYRIGLYALKDMPAGTELTYDYNFHSFNVEKQQLCKCGFEKCRGIIGGKSQRMNGLTSNKSSQPVTTHKKSGRSKEKRKSKHKLKKRRGHLSEEPSENINTPTRLTPQLQMKPMSNRERNFVLKHHVFLVRNWEKIRQKQEEVKHTSDNIHSASLYTRWNGICRDDGNIKSDVFMTQFSALQTARSVRTRRLAAAEENIEVARAARLAQIFKEICDGIISYKDSSRQSLAAPLLNLPPKKKNADYYEKISDPLDLSTIEKQILIGYYKTVEAFDADMLKVFRNAEKYYGRKSPVGRDVCRLRKAYYNARHEASAQIDEIVGETASEADSSETSVSEKENGHEKDDDVIRCICGLYKDEGLMIQCDKCMVWQHCDCMGVNSDVEHYLCEQCDPRPVDREVPMIPRPHYAQPGCVYFICLLRDDLLLRQGDCVYLMRDSRRTPDGHPVRQSYRLLSHINRDKLDIFRIEKLWKNEKEERFAFGHHYFRPHETHHSPSRRFYHNELFRVPLYEIIPLEAVVGTCCVLDLYTYCKVFGLIGRPKGVKEQDVYICDYRLDKSAHLFYKIHRNRYPVCTKPYAFDHFPKKLTPKRDFSIILEV